A genomic segment from Saprospiraceae bacterium encodes:
- a CDS encoding tagaturonate reductase, with protein sequence MQMLNRTNAAAHRPSQDKILLFGGGNFIRAFAAWMIDLLNEKTDFNGGIVVIKPTPGPAYEDLLAQDGLYHVILNGIQDGQLLQDIRLIQAVTSSIHPYQAWEDYLALAENPTIRYLISNTTEAGIIYDPSNQVTDAPPQSFPGKLTLWLYHRFLHFKGDPKKGCIFLPCELSANNGDDLRHCILQYADQWQLSADFKDWLRAHSVFCNTLVDRIVTGFPEDRKAELSQKTGFEDKLMVVGEPYHSWVIQGPASLAKELPFHEIGLAVKWVDDLRPYREQKVKILNGAHTAMVPVGHLAGKVSVKETIEDPLIGRFIEKLLQEEVWPTLDFPETELADFTRKTMDRFRNPFIFHKLMDIALNSVSKFKTRLLPTLLEYHEHKGYCPPRITFALAALIVFYQGEWNGKSIALRDDASVLAFFKTAWARNEDDLNQLSRLVLGNTSFWGQDLNEVAGLTALTSQYIQDIREKGIDHSISLL encoded by the coding sequence ATGCAAATGTTAAACCGTACCAATGCCGCTGCTCACCGTCCGTCTCAGGACAAAATCCTCCTCTTTGGCGGAGGCAATTTTATCCGGGCTTTTGCAGCATGGATGATTGATTTATTGAATGAAAAAACTGACTTTAACGGAGGGATTGTTGTTATTAAACCAACCCCAGGACCTGCATATGAAGATTTGCTGGCACAAGACGGACTTTATCATGTCATCTTAAATGGCATTCAGGATGGCCAACTTTTACAAGATATTCGACTCATCCAAGCGGTTACCAGCTCCATTCATCCTTATCAAGCCTGGGAGGACTACCTAGCCCTGGCCGAAAACCCTACGATCAGATACCTTATCTCCAATACCACAGAGGCTGGCATCATTTATGACCCGTCCAACCAAGTAACAGATGCACCACCGCAAAGCTTCCCGGGAAAATTAACCCTTTGGCTCTATCACCGCTTTTTGCACTTTAAAGGAGATCCCAAGAAGGGTTGCATTTTTCTGCCTTGTGAGCTAAGTGCTAATAATGGTGATGATCTCAGACATTGTATACTGCAATATGCAGATCAATGGCAGTTAAGCGCTGATTTTAAAGATTGGTTAAGGGCTCATTCTGTTTTTTGTAACACCCTTGTAGATAGAATCGTAACGGGGTTTCCGGAAGATCGAAAGGCAGAACTGTCACAAAAAACGGGTTTTGAGGATAAGTTAATGGTTGTTGGCGAACCTTACCATAGCTGGGTGATTCAAGGCCCAGCTAGCCTGGCAAAGGAATTGCCTTTCCACGAGATAGGCCTGGCTGTAAAATGGGTAGACGACCTCCGTCCTTATCGCGAACAAAAGGTAAAAATACTTAATGGAGCCCATACCGCTATGGTCCCTGTCGGCCATCTAGCCGGAAAGGTAAGTGTAAAAGAAACCATTGAAGATCCACTAATAGGACGGTTTATTGAAAAACTCTTGCAAGAAGAAGTATGGCCAACTTTAGATTTTCCAGAAACGGAACTAGCTGATTTCACCCGCAAAACCATGGATCGTTTCCGAAATCCATTTATCTTCCATAAGTTAATGGATATTGCACTAAATTCCGTTAGCAAATTCAAAACCCGCCTCCTCCCTACCCTGTTGGAATACCACGAGCACAAAGGCTATTGCCCTCCTCGAATTACTTTCGCTTTGGCTGCCTTAATCGTGTTTTATCAAGGCGAGTGGAATGGCAAAAGCATTGCGCTCAGGGACGACGCGAGCGTTCTTGCCTTTTTTAAAACGGCATGGGCAAGGAACGAGGATGACCTGAATCAATTGAGCCGATTGGTATTAGGAAATACCTCCTTTTGGGGCCAAGATCTAAATGAAGTGGCAGGGTTAACCGCACTAACCAGCCAATATATCCAAGACATTCGCGAAAAAGGGATAGATCATTCCATTTCCTTATTATAA
- a CDS encoding cysteine-rich CWC family protein: MIKSCSNCHDTFTCEINAGTDCWCSKYPYLLSPTNGKDCLCSSCLQTAINQQINAYINSLKAGDLQNEAYKYQTPELVRGIDFYLENDLMVFTEWFHLKRGHCCGSACRHCPYDHVNVKR, encoded by the coding sequence ATGATAAAGTCCTGTTCAAATTGTCATGATACCTTTACCTGTGAGATAAATGCAGGGACGGATTGCTGGTGCTCAAAGTACCCCTACCTTTTGTCGCCTACTAACGGTAAAGATTGCCTTTGTTCATCCTGTCTACAAACGGCTATTAACCAACAAATAAATGCCTATATCAATAGTTTAAAGGCTGGGGACTTACAAAATGAGGCCTATAAGTACCAGACCCCTGAATTGGTCAGGGGAATTGATTTTTACCTAGAAAACGATTTAATGGTATTTACCGAATGGTTTCATTTAAAAAGAGGCCATTGCTGCGGCAGCGCCTGCCGGCATTGCCCTTATGACCATGTTAATGTTAAAAGATAA
- a CDS encoding L-rhamnose mutarotase produces MKTIRHCFALDLKDDSALIEAYKAYHAPGKVWPEIKDSIRSAGIVDMEIYLCGNRLFMIMEVDDSFDPIAKAAMDAANPKVQEWENLMWTFQQALPWAREGEKWMIMEQIFKLDK; encoded by the coding sequence ATGAAAACAATTCGGCATTGTTTTGCCTTAGATCTAAAAGACGATTCCGCTTTGATAGAGGCTTATAAAGCTTACCACGCGCCAGGTAAAGTATGGCCAGAAATCAAGGATAGCATTCGATCTGCCGGCATTGTAGACATGGAGATTTACCTTTGCGGTAATCGCCTCTTTATGATCATGGAAGTTGATGATAGTTTCGACCCCATCGCAAAAGCAGCCATGGATGCTGCCAACCCCAAAGTCCAGGAATGGGAAAACCTGATGTGGACCTTCCAACAGGCTTTGCCTTGGGCCAGGGAGGGAGAAAAGTGGATGATCATGGAGCAAATATTTAAACTAGACAAGTGA
- a CDS encoding amidohydrolase family protein, giving the protein MIIDSHQHFWRYHPISHGWINDQMSMLKKDFLPEDLQKVYLQNGVDACVAVQADQSEAETDFLLQLAENHDFIKGVVGWVDLRAENIEERLAYYADYPKLKGVRHVVQDEADPNFMLRDDFQRGLELLHPYNLTYDLLIFPTQLPAALETVESFPDLNFVVDHIAKPYIKAGKIDDWAKYMQQIASFPNVMCKLSGMITEANWTSWQKADFKPYLDVVFEAFGTHRLLFGSDWPVCLLAGNYTQVKGIIEDYISDFNPAAQQDIWANNAMNFYQL; this is encoded by the coding sequence ATGATAATCGATTCGCACCAGCATTTTTGGCGTTACCATCCGATCAGTCATGGTTGGATCAATGACCAAATGAGTATGTTGAAAAAGGATTTCCTACCCGAAGACTTACAAAAGGTCTACCTGCAAAACGGCGTAGATGCCTGCGTAGCCGTACAGGCTGATCAATCGGAAGCGGAGACGGATTTTTTGCTGCAGTTAGCTGAAAACCATGATTTTATCAAAGGGGTGGTTGGATGGGTTGACCTTCGCGCTGAAAATATCGAGGAGCGACTGGCTTATTATGCAGATTACCCCAAACTAAAGGGCGTCCGACATGTGGTCCAGGATGAGGCTGATCCCAATTTCATGCTCCGTGATGACTTTCAAAGAGGTTTGGAGTTGTTGCATCCCTATAATTTAACCTACGACCTTCTCATTTTCCCGACCCAACTGCCCGCCGCTTTAGAAACAGTCGAGTCTTTTCCTGATCTGAATTTTGTCGTAGATCACATCGCCAAACCTTATATTAAAGCGGGGAAAATAGATGACTGGGCTAAGTATATGCAGCAAATTGCCAGTTTCCCCAATGTAATGTGTAAACTTTCCGGCATGATCACCGAGGCGAATTGGACGAGCTGGCAAAAAGCGGACTTCAAGCCTTATTTAGATGTGGTTTTTGAGGCATTTGGCACCCATCGATTGCTATTTGGCTCAGATTGGCCAGTCTGTTTATTGGCTGGTAATTATACCCAAGTAAAAGGAATCATTGAAGACTACATCAGTGACTTTAACCCAGCAGCTCAGCAAGATATTTGGGCGAATAATGCCATGAATTTTTACCAACTCTAA
- a CDS encoding SDR family oxidoreductase codes for MNLNLKDKVFIVSGGSKGIGEAITKAIAEEGGIPVIASRSKAETIALVEALQQQGVPAHGIIGDLQAVEHCKTVIDETVAKYGRIDGIVNNAGVNDGASLEKGPEAFRKSIELNLFHYYDLVHYALPYLKKSKGAIVNISSKVALTGQGNTSGYAAAKGAQLGLTREWAAALLPYSIRVNAILPAEVMTPLYRKWLDTSFDDPAAKEAEIVSKIPLEKRMTTAEEIASMAVFLLSDKSAHTTGQFMIPDGGYVHLDRSLT; via the coding sequence ATGAATCTGAATTTAAAAGATAAAGTTTTTATTGTCTCAGGCGGTTCCAAGGGAATTGGTGAGGCCATTACTAAAGCCATTGCGGAAGAAGGTGGCATCCCCGTCATCGCTAGTCGATCCAAAGCCGAAACCATTGCCTTAGTAGAGGCACTCCAACAGCAGGGCGTTCCCGCTCATGGTATCATTGGCGACCTCCAAGCAGTAGAACATTGCAAAACAGTCATCGATGAAACGGTAGCCAAATATGGCCGCATTGATGGCATCGTCAATAATGCCGGCGTTAATGATGGCGCCAGCCTGGAAAAAGGCCCGGAAGCCTTTAGAAAATCTATCGAACTCAATCTATTTCATTATTACGATTTGGTTCACTATGCCCTGCCCTACCTGAAAAAATCAAAAGGTGCTATTGTCAATATCAGCTCAAAGGTCGCCTTAACCGGACAGGGAAACACCTCCGGCTATGCTGCAGCCAAAGGGGCGCAACTTGGCCTGACCAGGGAGTGGGCAGCGGCTTTATTACCTTATTCCATCCGTGTTAACGCCATTTTGCCTGCCGAAGTCATGACGCCTTTATATCGCAAATGGCTCGACACCTCTTTCGATGACCCGGCCGCTAAAGAAGCGGAGATCGTCTCCAAAATCCCCCTGGAAAAACGAATGACAACTGCCGAAGAAATAGCTTCCATGGCCGTTTTTTTGTTGTCTGATAAATCCGCCCACACGACCGGACAATTCATGATTCCCGATGGCGGTTATGTCCATTTGGATCGCTCTTTGACCTAA
- a CDS encoding altronate dehydratase family protein, whose protein sequence is MTNLPPYLQLHDDDNVLTARIDLPKGTSISWQNTSILLKEDIAAKHKFTVKPLSVGDPVFMYGVLVGKATQAIQEGGLISTKNLTHATQDYSGRKGKIAWTAPDVSRWANKQFMGYHRSDGKVGTANHWIVAPLVFCENRNIKVLESALSDSLGYQSVKKFSVDVSKLVKLYQDGAPASVIQSTAIIQSAEDIRQNRPFPNVDGIKFLTHQGGCGGTREDSEALCHLLAGYITHPNVAGATILSLGCQNAEDTYLMKAIRERDPNFNKPLVMLEQQKSLSERGFIEEAVKQTFLGLIQANQLQREPAPLNKLVLGLECGGSDGFSGISANPALGHTSDLLVALGGTTILSEFPELNGVEQELINRCENDQIAQKFMAIMKAYSDRAEAVGSGFKNNPSPGNIRDGLITDAIKSAGAAKKGGTSPVTDVLDYTEPASKPGLNLLCTPGNDVESTTGLAASGANLIVFTTGLGTPTGNPITPVVKVSTNNRLFQQMGDIIDINAGTIISGEDSIASKGEELLDYLIKVASGEAIPAAVRLKQDDFIPWKRGISL, encoded by the coding sequence ATGACAAATTTACCGCCTTATCTTCAGCTTCATGACGATGACAATGTACTTACTGCTCGGATAGATTTACCCAAGGGCACTAGTATTTCATGGCAAAACACCTCTATTTTGCTTAAAGAGGATATTGCTGCCAAACATAAGTTCACGGTCAAACCACTCTCTGTTGGTGATCCTGTTTTCATGTATGGCGTGCTAGTTGGCAAAGCCACCCAAGCGATCCAGGAGGGAGGGCTCATTAGTACCAAGAACCTGACCCACGCCACCCAGGACTACAGTGGACGAAAAGGCAAAATAGCATGGACAGCGCCAGACGTCAGCCGCTGGGCTAACAAACAATTCATGGGCTACCACCGTTCCGATGGAAAAGTAGGAACTGCCAATCACTGGATCGTTGCGCCCCTCGTTTTTTGTGAAAATCGCAACATCAAAGTATTAGAGAGTGCCCTCTCGGATAGCCTTGGCTATCAATCGGTTAAAAAATTTAGTGTTGATGTTAGTAAACTCGTAAAATTATACCAAGACGGGGCGCCAGCATCGGTCATCCAATCTACTGCTATTATCCAATCCGCAGAAGACATTCGCCAAAATAGGCCCTTTCCCAACGTCGATGGAATTAAATTCCTAACCCATCAGGGTGGATGCGGCGGCACCCGAGAAGATTCGGAGGCCCTTTGTCATCTTTTGGCCGGATACATAACCCATCCAAATGTCGCCGGAGCCACCATCTTGAGCCTCGGCTGCCAAAATGCAGAAGACACCTATCTCATGAAAGCCATCAGGGAACGCGATCCCAACTTTAATAAGCCATTGGTGATGTTGGAGCAACAAAAATCCTTGAGCGAAAGAGGCTTTATTGAGGAAGCGGTGAAACAAACCTTCCTGGGCTTGATACAGGCCAATCAATTGCAACGCGAACCAGCTCCGCTAAATAAATTGGTCTTAGGACTTGAGTGTGGTGGTTCTGACGGCTTTTCGGGCATCTCTGCTAATCCAGCACTGGGACACACCTCCGATTTATTGGTTGCGCTGGGTGGCACCACTATCTTATCGGAATTCCCCGAATTAAATGGGGTGGAACAAGAGTTGATCAACCGCTGTGAGAACGATCAGATTGCCCAAAAATTTATGGCGATCATGAAAGCCTATTCTGATCGAGCTGAGGCTGTTGGTTCTGGTTTTAAAAACAACCCATCTCCAGGAAATATCCGGGATGGTCTAATTACTGACGCGATCAAGTCGGCTGGTGCCGCCAAAAAAGGAGGAACCTCCCCTGTCACCGATGTCTTGGATTATACCGAACCAGCCAGCAAACCTGGCCTAAATCTCCTTTGTACGCCAGGCAATGATGTCGAAAGCACCACTGGACTAGCAGCCTCAGGTGCCAATTTAATCGTCTTTACGACTGGCTTGGGTACGCCAACCGGAAATCCCATCACCCCAGTGGTGAAAGTTTCTACCAATAACCGATTATTCCAGCAAATGGGCGATATTATCGACATTAATGCTGGAACGATCATTTCAGGGGAAGATTCCATCGCCAGCAAGGGGGAAGAATTATTGGATTACCTGATAAAAGTAGCTAGCGGTGAAGCTATTCCAGCCGCAGTAAGACTCAAGCAGGATGATTTCATTCCATGGAAAAGAGGTATTTCCCTTTAG